The sequence CACAGCCACGACTACACGGCGGGCAGCGGGGAGACGGGGAACGGTCTGGTGCGGGCCAACCAGTGCGTCATGCAGAAGACATTCAAGCGGTCCCTGCAGCGGGCGGAGCTCTTCATGGGGGAACCGCAGCGGGCCGGGCAAAAGCCTTGCTCCGGGCCCGGGCAGCTGGAGTGCATCCACAACACCATCCACAATTGGGTGGGCATGAAAGAATATCCCCACACTGACATGGGCGACTTCGCCACCGCCGCCCGCGACTGCATTTTCTTCAGCCACCACGCCAACATCGACCGCCTCTGGCACATCTACCAAACCATGCGTGGCTACAAGATCGAGTTCAACAACCCGGACTGGCTCGACTCCACCTTCATCTTCTACGATGAGAACGAGCAAATTGTCCGAGTCAAGGTAATTACTTAATTAACCACTCATACCACCATCTTTTCGCTTCAAtttgatatattttataaaaaaaatgtttataGAAATCAGTTGCTTAGATTGTGGAACCATTTTgctgatctttttctttttaattgctGCAAAGATAATGGGCTTTTCTTCTTCCATTGCTGTATACATTATAACGACGGATTTTTAacttaaaaagaaaatacaGGGTAATTTACAACCAATGGTTAAAGTTTGACGCTGCCTTTATTTGTTTGTACTTGTTTACCTATCAGATAAGTGCGTACATCTATATTTCAGATCAAAGATAAGATATTGagctttttttcaaaaaaaaaaaaaaacgtgggAATCCAGGTGAGGGGCTGCCTGACGCCGGACAAGCTTTGGTACACGTACCAAGAAGTGCCGATACCATGGATAGACCTCGACTGCGGGAAGAGCACGGAGACCAAGGAGAAGACGAAGACGGAGCCGTCTCTGGTGAGGGTGGAGCCGTTCGGACCGGGGCCAATGGAGCTGTCCAAGACGGCGCTGCGAGCGAGAGTGCCGAGGCCGAAGAAGAACCGCTTGAAGGCAGAGAAGGAGGATGAGGTGGAGGTGCTGCAGATCAAGGACATCGTGGTCGACACCGAGGGGCCGGTACGATTCGACGTATACATCGCGAAGCCCTACGGCGACCAGGCCGGGACCGACTACGGGGAATTTGCGGGGACGTTTGTGAGGCTGCCGCACACGAAGAAGGACTACAAGTGTAAGGGCTCCCTCAAGCTGGGGATTACTTCCCTGCTGGAAGACATCGACGCCGACGACTCCGAGAACCTGGTGGTCACGCTGCTCCCTCAAATCGGTAAGTTCACGATTGGGGACGTTGTGATCAAGCTGCTACCGACCGACTACCGTGGAACTTCTCTAAAGCGTAAAATATCCGGCGACTGATCGCTGGACTTTTGTTTGGTTCCCTTGCATTGCGCGTACGGCCCGTCCGGTGTCGTAGTTAGTGGGTCATGAGTTGTCATCGTCGTAGCATGAATAATCCTTACATTCGATGTTTGCGTTGCTTGAACTTCATGTCTTTGTTTTTGATACTCTCCTACTTAGTTTTTCCACGTGATTGAGCTTCATGAAACCGATCCTACAGTAGGAGTCGAGCACATAACAGATGGACGTGCATCCATAAAATTTAATTCCACAGgaccagcaatttttttttttctctcgtaTATCTCATTTCAAACTCAGATGATGATAGTAAAAGCAACAATTACTATTCTAACataattattcaaaaaaaatctacAAACTCCAgaaatcaaataattttttcataaaaatgtCCGGTCAAGTTTATTCATTTGAAGGATAAACTAATAGGTGTCTGTTAAGTTCCTCTCTTCTTAATCCCATACCCCATCTATTTTTCTATATtcgaaaaaaaatagagatagTGAGCTTTACAAGCCCAGTAAGTTACCTAAACCTCTAGTTGGATCAAACATAttgtataaatatatttttctggAGTATAAGATTTTTAATCATAAATAAAAGAATGTTGATGAATACATGATATTGAGTATGTCTATCAATATAGATTTCAAGATATTTAACGCATCTGACCAAAAATAAATTTCTAAATCAACATAGACGGACCATCTACTTTTGCTCTCCTAGCCTTTATTACTATGAGCATGATCAACCCGTGGCAAGCCCAGAAGAGACTAGATCTTGGCTACGACATACCACAAATTACCACGTACTAGTGATGGCCTCACtagagagttaaaagaaaactaGCTCCAAAATTACACGAAGAAACATGCTTCCATCAATATTTGCTAGCAATCAGTGACAACTTGTTAGGCTTGAAATGAAACTAGTTTTTGACTACAACATGCTTCCATCAATATTTGCTAGCAATCAGTGACAACTTGTTAGGCTCGAAATGAGACTAGTTTTTGACTACAACATGCTGTTAATTAGCATGTGTCGATAATTATCCTATTGTAGGCCCGAAAGGAGAGTAGATCCAGAACTTGTGTGATCATACTCAACTAGAGAGCTGCATGATTATATTGACACATTTATCGATgcaataaaattcagttcatgcCCAGGTATTTCATGCCATATTTgatctaatattttaaaaattattattatatggAGAACATATGTTACCTATCATATGCATAGATActatatataatttaaattgCAAATAATGCAGATAACAATTAAGTAATATAAATTATAAATCAGATCATATGCATGATGAAAATACTAGAGGTAGAGATAACTTACAGCTCATATAGTTAAGATCCAAATATCCTTCTGGTAAGACAATTAACAATCTCAAAGAAAAACACCTAATATTTAGCATTCTTCTATAATCTTACTTAAAATCTGAATATCCAGCAAGATCGTGAAATATCTGTCAACCTACAACCCAAACTTCTCTAAAGCATGAAATATCTGTCGATTGATTGCTGGACTTTGTTCGTTCCATTGAATTGGGTGGCTTTTGCTCAAGGAGTGATTTGTTGCTGCCTTAACGGTTCGCTACTGTACTGTATGCTGTTGTAGCTAGTGAGCATGAGCTGCCATTGTCCTTATATGAATAATCCAGAGACCAAGTAATATTTACCACACCATGAAAGGGGAGTTTAGGCCTCCCTGCGTGCACCAGATGTCAAGCACCAGAAGTACCAGCaccctccctctttttcttccttcgtTAGGGATGCCAGTGTCAAatcctttttttcccttctcctCTGCTCGGGAGTGTTAAACCCGtccttttttcccttttattcCTTGGTTAGGGATGTACCCTCTCCTGTACTAGTGCACTTCATGTGTTTAAAGGGAAGTTGGCTCCTCACCACTACAAATTATAAGTTTAGctataaaaaaatttcattGCTGAAAAAGAAATTCGATCGCCAGATTCACTATAGCAAAAAGGAGGTTTGGTGACACTTTCTTTCCCACACTAGAAGAAAGTGTAGGCATTTAGCCGACCGCCAAAGACGGCGATGCTTTTTAGAAGCATTGATGATTAACAAAGCTTATAAGCATCATTAGGTATAAATAGGCCATTGTCAATGCTTTTTAGATAAGGATCACAGGAAGC comes from Phoenix dactylifera cultivar Barhee BC4 unplaced genomic scaffold, palm_55x_up_171113_PBpolish2nd_filt_p 000214F, whole genome shotgun sequence and encodes:
- the LOC103721493 gene encoding polyphenol oxidase I, chloroplastic-like, with amino-acid sequence MSTTVGFLSTIAPSACPLHDRRSGAAPCRRLIRSRISCHSNGDAPQPPPSSLLMDRRDVLIALGGLTGGAAAAGKMALAAPVMRPDLSKCHDASSLVLGDCLKCCPPYTSGDIVDYTFPETPLRVRRAAQEVIKDSEYMDKYKEAVRRMKKLPDDHPWNFYQQAQIHCAYCNDAYDQVGFPCVPVQIHYGWLFLPWHRYYLHFYERILGKLINDDTFTLPFWNYDSPHGMTMPEIFTDASSPLYDGNRNTSHYPPVIVDYAHSHDYTAGSGETGNGLVRANQCVMQKTFKRSLQRAELFMGEPQRAGQKPCSGPGQLECIHNTIHNWVGMKEYPHTDMGDFATAARDCIFFSHHANIDRLWHIYQTMRGYKIEFNNPDWLDSTFIFYDENEQIVRVKVRGCLTPDKLWYTYQEVPIPWIDLDCGKSTETKEKTKTEPSLVRVEPFGPGPMELSKTALRARVPRPKKNRLKAEKEDEVEVLQIKDIVVDTEGPVRFDVYIAKPYGDQAGTDYGEFAGTFVRLPHTKKDYKCKGSLKLGITSLLEDIDADDSENLVVTLLPQIGKFTIGDVVIKLLPTDYRGTSLKRKISGD